A genomic stretch from Chloroflexaceae bacterium includes:
- a CDS encoding stage II sporulation protein M, producing the protein MATSDSAVTRRDIIMLIVRREARELLGDWRIVTPILLLALALPMLLVAAAGRIVGFLEDASFAIRLIPFGALLVGFLPASFSLIAALESFVGERERNSLETLLAMPLSDAELYLGKFLAALLTPLVASLAAMQIYVGLLLGFMPELYFGMMTLPRLLLLILLVCCMALVMVSGAVVISAHISTVRAANLMSSFILVPMAGVMQLAAFWIINERWAQLWLIAAALGVLAAILVRAGMRTFNREELLAREHRQGQWQPLRRRPAARAALLAPPPLALVIARRELAETLSDWRVLLPLGVLTVGLPAALVAATNWALGFVASAEVLGRLVPFVGVLVGFVPASFALITAIESFVGERERNSLEALLAMPLNDRQLYTGKLVAALLAPLAGSLAAMGVFLGLTRLIHPALYAAGMTPEVLTQITLMLIAICVLMVAGAVVISTHTGSVRAATLLASAVLLPTAVAVQLQALLFIARRYDVLWYMLAAMALVALALIRSGLAGFNREEILSREHEDLSLGLLRARFRLFFCEHQPAGVLSASYAGLPFSPGRFYRQEFPALLRELRLPLLCALLAVASGLALGWYYGTQAPLRPLVRLLEGLGDTPAPSPGLALGIFANNLRVSLLSNLLSALSLGLFAFLVPFVAFTQIGFVAGALTARGGEWLALGADSPSQFLLAYVLPHGVIELPAFVLSAALGLRIGAALLATPPGFTIGENLLWSLAAFAKVWVLVLLPLIAVAAAVEGLISPLIIRLLYGG; encoded by the coding sequence ATGGCCACATCAGACAGCGCAGTTACGCGCCGCGACATAATCATGCTCATCGTCCGGCGCGAAGCGCGCGAACTGCTGGGCGACTGGCGCATTGTGACGCCGATCCTGCTGCTGGCGCTGGCGCTGCCAATGCTGCTCGTCGCCGCCGCGGGGCGGATCGTCGGCTTTCTGGAAGATGCCAGTTTCGCCATACGCCTGATCCCTTTCGGCGCGCTGCTGGTGGGCTTTCTGCCGGCCAGTTTTTCGCTGATCGCTGCGCTCGAGTCCTTCGTGGGCGAACGCGAGCGGAACAGTCTCGAAACGTTGCTGGCGATGCCGCTCTCAGATGCCGAGCTCTACCTGGGCAAGTTTCTCGCCGCTCTGCTGACGCCGCTGGTCGCCAGTCTGGCGGCGATGCAGATCTACGTGGGATTGTTGCTCGGGTTCATGCCGGAGCTGTACTTCGGAATGATGACCCTGCCGCGCCTGCTGCTGCTCATTCTGCTGGTGTGCTGCATGGCCCTGGTGATGGTGAGCGGCGCGGTCGTGATCTCGGCGCATATTTCGACTGTGCGCGCCGCCAATCTTATGTCGAGCTTCATTCTGGTGCCGATGGCCGGGGTGATGCAACTGGCGGCGTTCTGGATCATCAACGAGCGCTGGGCGCAGCTCTGGCTGATCGCAGCGGCGCTGGGCGTGCTGGCGGCGATCCTTGTCCGCGCCGGGATGCGCACCTTCAACCGCGAGGAACTGCTGGCCCGCGAGCACCGCCAGGGGCAGTGGCAACCGCTGCGCCGACGACCGGCGGCGCGCGCCGCGCTGCTGGCGCCCCCGCCCCTGGCCCTGGTGATCGCCCGGCGTGAACTGGCCGAAACCCTGAGCGACTGGCGGGTACTGCTGCCGCTGGGCGTCCTGACAGTGGGCCTGCCGGCGGCGCTGGTGGCCGCGACAAACTGGGCGCTTGGCTTTGTGGCCAGCGCCGAGGTGCTGGGACGCCTCGTGCCATTCGTGGGCGTGCTGGTGGGTTTCGTGCCGGCCAGCTTCGCCTTGATTACGGCGATCGAGTCGTTTGTGGGCGAACGCGAGCGGAATAGCCTGGAGGCGCTCCTGGCCATGCCTCTCAACGACCGGCAGTTGTACACGGGCAAGCTCGTGGCCGCGCTGCTGGCGCCGCTGGCCGGCAGTCTGGCGGCCATGGGCGTGTTCCTGGGGCTGACGCGACTGATCCATCCGGCGCTGTATGCAGCGGGAATGACGCCGGAGGTTCTCACTCAGATCACGCTGATGCTAATAGCGATCTGCGTGTTGATGGTCGCCGGCGCGGTGGTGATCTCGACGCATACCGGCAGCGTGCGCGCGGCGACGCTGCTGGCCTCGGCGGTGCTGTTGCCGACGGCAGTGGCAGTGCAGTTGCAGGCGCTGCTGTTCATCGCCCGACGCTACGATGTGCTCTGGTACATGCTGGCGGCAATGGCGCTCGTCGCTCTGGCGTTGATCCGCAGCGGGCTGGCCGGATTCAACCGTGAGGAGATCCTGTCGCGGGAGCATGAGGATCTTAGCCTGGGACTGCTCCGGGCGCGCTTCCGGCTTTTCTTTTGCGAGCACCAGCCCGCGGGGGTATTGTCCGCCAGCTATGCCGGGCTGCCCTTTTCACCCGGCCGGTTTTATCGCCAGGAGTTCCCCGCCCTGCTGCGCGAGCTGCGCCTGCCGTTGCTCTGCGCGCTGCTGGCCGTGGCTTCCGGCCTGGCCCTGGGCTGGTACTACGGAACCCAGGCCCCGCTGCGCCCGCTTGTCCGGCTGCTGGAGGGCCTGGGCGACACCCCGGCGCCATCGCCGGGCCTGGCGCTGGGGATCTTTGCCAACAATCTGCGGGTCTCCCTGCTCTCCAACCTGCTCTCGGCGCTGAGCCTGGGGCTGTTCGCCTTCCTCGTGCCGTTCGTGGCCTTCACCCAGATCGGCTTCGTGGCCGGGGCGCTCACGGCGCGGGGAGGAGAGTGGCTGGCCCTGGGCGCGGATAGTCCATCGCAGTTTCTACTGGCCTACGTGCTACCCCACGGGGTGATCGAGTTGCCGGCCTTTGTGCTCAGCGCCGCGCTGGGCCTGCGCATCGGCGCGGCGCTGCTGGCGACGCCGCCAGGCTTCACGATAGGCGAAAACCTGCTGTGGAGCCTGGCTGCCTTCGCCAAGGTCTGGGTGCTGGTGCTGCTGCCGCTGATAGCCGTCGCAGCCGCTGTGGAGGGACTGATTTCACCCCTGATTATTCGGCTGCTGTATGGGGGGTGA
- the glpX gene encoding class II fructose-bisphosphatase: MSEPCLNRNTGLDLVRATEAAALAAARWMGLGRREEADQAATAAMVAALNELEFDGRIVCGEEGRQVVPEALVGGARVGSGRGIAVDVVVDAIDGRRLLARGRPGAVAVAAVSVRGAMWAPAPAVYMDKLVVDRAVAPALVPECLDAPAAWTLGLIARAKRKLVRDLTVFVLERPRHADLIEEIRAAGARVMLADDGDISGAVLAASHDSPVDALMGVGGTAEGVIAACAVKALGGGMLGRLSPQSRDEAAAVAAAGLDTRCVFSLDDMVRSNQIFFVATGITDGLLLKGVRFEGDRATTNSLILRSETRTRRLIFAEHLLE; the protein is encoded by the coding sequence ATGTCCGAACCATGCCTGAACCGCAATACCGGCCTTGACCTGGTGCGGGCCACCGAGGCGGCGGCGCTGGCCGCGGCCCGCTGGATGGGCCTCGGGCGGCGTGAAGAGGCTGATCAGGCTGCAACGGCTGCCATGGTGGCGGCCCTGAACGAACTGGAGTTCGATGGGCGGATTGTCTGCGGCGAAGAGGGCCGCCAGGTGGTGCCCGAGGCCCTGGTGGGAGGCGCGCGGGTGGGCAGCGGGCGCGGAATCGCCGTGGATGTGGTGGTTGACGCGATTGATGGGCGTCGCCTGCTGGCCCGCGGGCGACCCGGCGCCGTGGCCGTTGCCGCCGTCTCCGTGCGCGGAGCAATGTGGGCCCCGGCGCCCGCAGTGTATATGGACAAACTCGTGGTTGACCGCGCCGTCGCTCCGGCGCTGGTCCCGGAGTGTCTCGACGCCCCCGCCGCCTGGACCCTGGGGCTGATTGCCCGCGCCAAACGTAAGCTGGTGCGTGACCTGACGGTCTTCGTGCTGGAGCGCCCGCGCCATGCCGACCTGATCGAAGAGATCCGCGCCGCCGGGGCGCGGGTGATGCTTGCCGACGATGGCGATATTTCCGGCGCGGTGCTCGCCGCCTCCCATGATAGCCCCGTGGATGCGTTGATGGGTGTTGGCGGCACGGCAGAGGGGGTGATTGCCGCCTGCGCCGTCAAAGCTCTCGGTGGCGGCATGCTGGGGCGCCTGTCTCCGCAGAGCCGCGACGAGGCGGCCGCCGTCGCCGCCGCCGGTCTTGACACCCGTTGCGTGTTCTCGCTCGATGATATGGTGCGCAGCAATCAGATCTTCTTCGTTGCCACCGGCATCACCGATGGCCTGCTGCTCAAAGGCGTGCGCTTCGAGGGCGACCGGGCCACCACCAACTCGCTCATCCTCCGCTCCGAGACCCGCACCCGGCGCCTGATTTTCGCCGAGCACTTGCTGGAATGA
- a CDS encoding SulP family inorganic anion transporter gives MLGHLRTVPLLLGQPVRLLRHYPRGALRDDLLAGVTVGLVLLPQALAFSLLAGLPPAMGLYSAMVASIAGALWGSSSHLHSGPTNTASIVTLSVLLPIAAPGSPEFVAAAGLIAVMAGVIRLLLGMARLGLLVNFVSDSVAVGFTAGAGILIISNQIEPLLRIDLPPSAGLFETLVGAARQLGAAHLPSILLGVATMLIIFLWPRITRQVPAVLVGVTVVAVAAYVLGFEGMGVSVLGPQPAGLPPLASLPLLDLELIGHLANGALALAIIGLVEAVAIARAIASHSRQRLDSNQEFVGQGMANIAAGFFSGYPCSGSFNRSALSFQSGAKTALGNAFSGLFILGAMFLLAPLLAHLPRPVLAGALVVTAWSMIDLRSMQRLRRGDPGDALIMGVTLVATLLLPLQFAILIGVLMSLGYYLLRTSAPRVVAVLPDAEFKHWEPHAGRPQCPQLAVVDILGDLYFGAVNHVEEALNAILAATPGQRFLLLRMHSVQHIDISGIRMLENLRQKLLEQGGELFFTRVRGPVLERMQASGFFEHLDPRQILDEDTAIDTLFYRVLDPAVCVYECERRAFLECQSLPKRTLPGGGAPHIPLLPLDARPAPVVAPRELWAELHSPDPPLVVDVREPREFRNGRVPGSMLVPLPTLLSDPQAVPRDRRLVLVCRSGRRSTRAAAVLVGRGYNNLAVLEGGLLAWEGQNLLTAVGEEEGARSLA, from the coding sequence ATGCTCGGCCACCTCCGTACCGTCCCGCTGCTGCTGGGCCAGCCCGTCCGCTTGCTGCGGCATTACCCGCGGGGCGCCCTGCGCGATGATCTGCTCGCCGGGGTTACGGTGGGCCTGGTGTTGCTCCCCCAGGCCCTGGCCTTCTCGCTGCTGGCAGGTCTGCCCCCGGCAATGGGGCTGTACTCGGCGATGGTGGCCTCGATTGCCGGCGCGCTCTGGGGGTCATCGAGCCATCTCCACAGTGGCCCCACCAATACCGCCTCGATCGTGACGCTCTCGGTGTTGCTGCCGATCGCCGCCCCCGGCTCGCCCGAGTTTGTCGCCGCCGCCGGGCTGATCGCGGTGATGGCTGGCGTCATTCGGTTGCTGCTGGGCATGGCGCGCCTGGGGCTGCTGGTCAATTTCGTTTCTGACTCGGTGGCGGTCGGCTTTACGGCCGGGGCCGGCATCCTGATCATCTCCAATCAGATCGAACCGCTTTTGCGCATTGATCTGCCCCCCTCGGCGGGTCTGTTCGAAACGCTGGTCGGCGCCGCCCGCCAACTTGGCGCTGCCCATCTCCCCTCGATCCTGCTGGGCGTGGCTACGATGCTGATTATCTTTCTCTGGCCGCGCATCACCCGTCAGGTGCCGGCGGTGCTGGTTGGCGTGACCGTGGTGGCCGTCGCCGCCTATGTGCTCGGCTTTGAAGGAATGGGCGTGAGCGTACTTGGTCCCCAACCCGCCGGGCTGCCCCCCCTGGCCAGTCTGCCCCTGCTCGACCTGGAGCTGATCGGCCATCTGGCGAACGGCGCCCTGGCCCTGGCTATCATCGGCCTGGTGGAAGCCGTCGCCATCGCCCGGGCCATCGCCAGCCACTCGCGGCAGCGCCTCGACAGCAACCAGGAGTTCGTAGGTCAGGGGATGGCCAACATCGCCGCCGGGTTCTTTTCGGGGTATCCCTGCTCCGGCTCTTTTAACCGCTCGGCGCTGAGCTTCCAGTCCGGAGCGAAAACGGCCCTCGGCAATGCCTTCTCGGGTCTGTTCATTCTGGGGGCGATGTTCCTCCTCGCGCCCCTGCTGGCGCACCTGCCCCGCCCGGTACTGGCCGGCGCGCTGGTGGTGACGGCCTGGAGCATGATCGATCTCAGGTCAATGCAGCGTCTGCGCCGCGGCGATCCTGGCGACGCGCTGATTATGGGTGTGACCCTGGTGGCCACACTGCTGCTGCCGTTGCAGTTCGCCATTCTGATCGGCGTGCTGATGTCATTGGGTTATTATTTGCTCCGCACCAGCGCGCCACGAGTGGTCGCCGTCCTTCCCGACGCCGAGTTCAAGCACTGGGAGCCCCACGCCGGGCGGCCACAATGCCCGCAACTGGCCGTGGTTGATATTCTCGGCGATCTGTACTTCGGCGCCGTTAATCACGTCGAAGAGGCTCTCAACGCCATTCTTGCCGCCACGCCCGGCCAGCGCTTCCTGCTGCTGCGCATGCACAGCGTGCAGCATATTGACATCAGCGGCATCAGAATGCTTGAAAATCTGCGCCAGAAGCTCCTCGAACAGGGCGGCGAACTGTTCTTCACCCGCGTGCGCGGCCCGGTGCTGGAGCGGATGCAGGCCAGCGGCTTCTTCGAGCACCTTGACCCCCGGCAGATTCTCGACGAGGATACGGCTATTGATACGCTCTTCTACCGCGTGCTCGATCCGGCGGTGTGCGTGTATGAGTGTGAGCGGCGTGCTTTTCTGGAGTGCCAGAGCCTGCCCAAGCGCACCCTGCCGGGGGGCGGCGCGCCTCACATTCCGCTCCTGCCGCTCGATGCCCGGCCTGCTCCAGTGGTGGCGCCGCGCGAGTTGTGGGCCGAGTTGCATAGCCCTGACCCGCCGCTGGTCGTGGATGTGCGCGAACCACGCGAGTTTCGCAACGGGCGCGTGCCCGGCTCGATGCTTGTGCCGCTGCCCACCCTGCTCAGCGACCCGCAGGCAGTGCCGCGCGACCGGCGACTGGTGCTGGTGTGTCGCAGCGGGCGCCGCAGCACCCGCGCGGCAGCCGTGCTCGTCGGTCGGGGCTATAATAATCTGGCCGTACTGGAGGGCGGCCTGCTGGCCTGGGAGGGGCAAAACTTGCTGACCGCGGTGGGAGAGGAGGAGGGCGCCCGGTCGCTCGCGTAG
- a CDS encoding GDP-mannose 4,6-dehydratase has translation MQVLVTGGAGFIGSHLVEHLVATGDHVRVLDNFSTGSLDRLAHLGTDVQVHTGDVRDTGALAAAAEGTEVIYHLAAIVSVVQSVAQPVETFDVNLTGTLQVLEAARRAGIRRVILASTCAVYGDTHKLPVSEQDPPAPLSPYAASKLAAEEALKLYTRLHGLETVSLRFFNVYGPRQDPTSPYAAVVPRFIAALRAGGQPTIYGDGLQTRDFIYVGDIVESLRAAATLPGIAGAVFNVGRGEETSVLDLAETIGACLGREVHPIFAPPREGEVRRSRADVSAFAAAGFRARVTLREGLARTIEAG, from the coding sequence ATGCAGGTCCTTGTGACGGGGGGCGCGGGGTTCATAGGCTCACACCTGGTCGAACATCTGGTCGCGACGGGCGATCACGTGCGGGTACTGGACAATTTCTCCACTGGTTCGCTCGATCGGCTCGCGCACCTCGGAACGGACGTGCAAGTGCATACGGGTGATGTACGCGACACTGGCGCGCTCGCTGCCGCTGCGGAAGGGACGGAGGTTATCTACCATCTCGCGGCAATAGTTTCCGTGGTCCAATCAGTAGCGCAACCGGTTGAGACCTTTGACGTCAACCTGACCGGGACGCTGCAGGTGCTGGAAGCAGCGCGGCGCGCAGGCATTCGTCGCGTGATCCTCGCCTCCACCTGCGCCGTCTATGGTGACACGCACAAGCTCCCCGTCAGCGAGCAGGACCCGCCAGCCCCACTCTCGCCCTACGCGGCCTCGAAGCTGGCCGCCGAGGAGGCCCTCAAGCTCTACACCCGGCTACACGGTCTCGAAACCGTCTCTCTCCGCTTCTTCAACGTTTACGGGCCGCGGCAGGACCCGACCTCGCCCTATGCGGCGGTCGTGCCGCGCTTCATCGCCGCCTTGCGCGCGGGAGGACAACCTACGATCTATGGTGACGGCCTGCAGACGCGCGACTTCATCTATGTCGGCGACATCGTGGAGAGTCTGCGGGCAGCGGCTACCCTGCCCGGGATTGCGGGGGCCGTCTTCAACGTGGGGCGGGGCGAGGAGACCAGCGTGCTGGACCTGGCGGAGACGATCGGTGCCTGTCTCGGCCGAGAGGTGCACCCGATCTTTGCGCCGCCCCGCGAAGGCGAGGTGCGGCGGTCGCGCGCGGATGTGAGCGCCTTTGCCGCCGCTGGCTTTCGGGCCCGCGTTACGCTGCGTGAGGGGCTGGCTCGGACCATCGAGGCAGGATAG
- a CDS encoding YdcF family protein produces the protein MGKRGGQDRVRLRRVLSLGALLALVLIAFTAEDWLGALGRWLAIPSAPRPAEVIAVLGGGLERLRYAAELRDRGLAPELWQTGGPGDREAVLAIRYERGWPAESVAFLPSESTWEDVAVIIAEAERRGVRRILVVTSWYHSRRAVCSLEKQLAGRGISVAFASPPAADRWWNIPASRRHVANELAKLAAYTALYGLNPWNCTLPYTTSHPGDQDATHSQKDG, from the coding sequence ATGGGGAAGCGAGGCGGTCAGGATCGGGTCCGGCTTCGTCGGGTCCTCAGCCTGGGGGCGCTGCTGGCGCTGGTGCTGATCGCCTTCACTGCCGAGGACTGGCTGGGCGCCCTCGGGCGCTGGCTGGCGATCCCTTCGGCGCCCCGCCCGGCCGAGGTGATCGCCGTGCTGGGCGGAGGCCTCGAGCGCCTCCGCTATGCTGCCGAGCTGCGCGACCGAGGCCTTGCCCCCGAACTCTGGCAGACGGGAGGACCTGGAGACCGCGAGGCGGTGCTGGCCATCCGCTACGAGCGGGGCTGGCCAGCGGAGAGCGTCGCCTTCCTTCCCTCCGAGAGCACCTGGGAAGATGTCGCAGTGATCATCGCTGAAGCGGAGCGACGCGGCGTGCGGCGCATTCTGGTCGTCACCAGTTGGTACCACAGCCGCCGGGCGGTCTGTAGCCTGGAGAAGCAGCTCGCCGGGCGGGGCATCAGCGTCGCCTTTGCCTCACCGCCCGCCGCCGACCGCTGGTGGAATATCCCTGCCAGCCGCCGCCATGTCGCCAATGAGCTGGCGAAGCTGGCCGCCTACACTGCTCTCTACGGCCTGAATCCCTGGAACTGTACGTTGCCGTATACGACAAGCCACCCAGGCGATCAAGACGCCACGCATTCGCAGAAGGATGGGTAG
- a CDS encoding sugar transferase, producing MLWLIFTVAVWLLLLMLIDGYDLQISGNRLQVMSRVVSATLLTGLIYLFIFFIFGRQALLAEQISPSWLNLLDLSPPPRLVPALLIGLGLPLLLTWRLAYIRLFNNPALRHRAVIVGAGETGSMLVRDTQQATAGYEYVGFIERDPTLHDQTVAGIKVLGGYDVLDRLVRTRSIDEVIVAVTNHGEDRFLKSLALCHEYGVKIRSVANIYEEVLGQVPVEHLGPEWFVDTFNSNFPTVYRLFKRLLDIIVGLVGMAGLALIFPFIALAIYLDSPGPIFYRQERHGRYGRRFYALKFRSMIPNAEKIGLEKLGLDKWTEKNDPRITRVGRLIRKARIDELPQVWNILKGDMSVVGPRPEVSRMVERLEREVPYYRLRFGVKPGLTGWAQVRYRYGATIEDQLAKLRYDLYYIKHQSLVLDLLIIIRTLRVVLSFRGV from the coding sequence ATGCTCTGGCTGATATTCACCGTTGCCGTCTGGCTGTTGCTGCTTATGCTGATCGACGGCTACGACCTGCAGATCTCGGGCAACCGCTTGCAGGTAATGAGCCGCGTGGTGTCGGCAACGCTGCTTACCGGCCTGATCTACCTCTTCATCTTTTTCATCTTCGGACGCCAGGCCTTGCTGGCAGAGCAGATCTCGCCGAGCTGGCTGAACCTGTTGGACCTGAGCCCGCCGCCGCGGCTTGTCCCGGCGTTACTAATCGGTCTGGGGCTGCCACTGCTGCTGACCTGGCGCCTTGCCTACATCAGGCTCTTCAACAACCCGGCCCTGCGCCATCGAGCCGTGATTGTTGGCGCGGGCGAGACCGGCTCAATGCTGGTGCGCGACACGCAGCAGGCGACCGCCGGGTACGAGTACGTCGGCTTCATTGAGCGTGACCCGACTCTGCACGACCAGACCGTCGCCGGAATCAAGGTGCTGGGAGGGTACGATGTGCTCGACCGGCTGGTACGCACGCGTAGCATTGACGAGGTAATCGTCGCCGTCACGAACCACGGCGAGGACCGCTTCCTCAAGTCGTTGGCACTCTGCCATGAGTACGGTGTGAAGATCCGCTCGGTCGCGAACATCTATGAGGAGGTGCTCGGCCAGGTGCCGGTAGAGCACCTGGGACCGGAGTGGTTCGTTGACACCTTCAATAGTAACTTTCCAACTGTCTATCGGCTGTTCAAGCGCCTGCTCGACATCATTGTGGGGTTAGTGGGGATGGCGGGACTGGCGTTGATCTTCCCCTTTATCGCCCTGGCGATCTACCTCGACAGTCCCGGGCCGATCTTCTACCGTCAGGAGCGTCACGGACGGTACGGGCGGCGTTTCTACGCACTCAAGTTCCGTTCAATGATCCCCAACGCTGAGAAGATCGGTCTGGAGAAGCTAGGGCTTGATAAGTGGACCGAGAAGAACGACCCGCGCATTACACGGGTGGGCCGGCTGATCCGCAAGGCGCGCATTGATGAACTGCCGCAGGTCTGGAACATCCTCAAGGGCGACATGAGCGTGGTTGGCCCACGGCCTGAGGTGTCGCGCATGGTCGAGCGGCTGGAGCGTGAGGTGCCGTACTACCGGCTGCGCTTCGGCGTGAAACCAGGCCTCACGGGCTGGGCGCAGGTGCGCTACCGCTACGGGGCTACGATTGAGGATCAATTGGCCAAATTGCGCTACGACCTGTATTATATAAAGCATCAGAGCCTGGTGCTCGATCTACTGATCATCATCCGCACCCTGCGGGTGGTGTTATCCTTCCGCGGAGTGTGA
- the wecB gene encoding UDP-N-acetylglucosamine 2-epimerase (non-hydrolyzing) translates to MRLLHIVGARPNFMKAAPVWLAVAEAGGFEQELVHTGQHYDVNMSDIFFAELGLPAPHYHLGVGSGTHAQQTAAVMVAFEKTLAEARPDLVLVYGDVNSTVAAALVCAKLLVPVAHVEAGLRSGDRTMPEEINRLLTDQIADLLFTPSADGDANLLREGVAPEKIVRVGNVMIDSLVRLLPLARRSGVLERLGLAPRGYAALTLHRPSNVDDPARLRDLLATLGALSARLPIVFPVHPRTRKRIEDLGLSAMGDLRLTEPLGYLEFLHLMSEARLVLTDSGGIQEETSYLGVPCLTLRANTERPITVDHGTNTLVGPRVERLAALFNAILDGDYHWDRRPSGGIPLWDGQAARRIVAALERLHSDTLHSVHATSKEATR, encoded by the coding sequence ATGCGACTCCTGCATATTGTCGGCGCGCGCCCGAACTTCATGAAGGCGGCGCCGGTCTGGCTGGCTGTTGCCGAGGCCGGGGGCTTCGAGCAGGAACTGGTCCACACCGGCCAGCACTACGACGTCAACATGTCGGACATCTTCTTCGCCGAACTGGGATTGCCGGCGCCCCACTACCACCTGGGCGTCGGTTCAGGCACCCACGCCCAGCAAACAGCGGCGGTGATGGTGGCCTTTGAGAAAACCCTGGCCGAGGCCCGGCCCGACCTGGTGCTGGTCTACGGCGACGTGAACTCCACCGTGGCGGCGGCCCTGGTCTGCGCCAAGCTGCTGGTGCCAGTGGCCCACGTGGAGGCCGGGCTGCGCTCGGGCGACCGGACCATGCCCGAGGAGATTAACCGCCTGCTCACCGACCAGATTGCCGACTTGCTGTTCACGCCCTCGGCTGACGGCGACGCCAACCTGCTGCGCGAGGGCGTCGCGCCGGAGAAGATCGTTCGCGTCGGTAACGTAATGATCGACAGCCTGGTGCGGCTGCTACCCCTGGCCCGGCGCTCAGGCGTGCTGGAGCGGCTAGGACTCGCGCCCCGGGGCTACGCCGCCCTCACCCTGCACCGGCCCTCCAACGTAGACGACCCCGCGCGTCTGCGTGACCTGCTGGCGACACTCGGCGCCCTCTCAGCGCGGCTGCCGATCGTCTTCCCCGTCCACCCGCGCACCCGCAAGCGCATCGAGGACCTGGGCCTGAGCGCGATGGGCGACCTCAGGCTGACCGAACCTCTGGGCTACCTGGAGTTTCTGCACCTGATGAGCGAGGCACGTCTGGTGCTGACCGATTCAGGCGGTATTCAGGAAGAGACGAGCTACCTGGGCGTCCCCTGCCTGACCCTGCGGGCCAACACCGAGCGGCCGATTACCGTGGATCACGGCACCAACACCCTGGTCGGCCCCCGGGTCGAGCGGCTCGCGGCCCTCTTCAACGCCATCCTCGACGGCGATTATCACTGGGACCGCCGGCCATCCGGCGGGATTCCTCTGTGGGACGGCCAGGCCGCGCGGCGCATTGTGGCGGCCCTTGAGCGACTACATAGCGACACGCTCCACAGCGTTCACGCAACTTCGAAGGAGGCAACGCGATGA